In the genome of Marispirochaeta sp., one region contains:
- a CDS encoding site-specific DNA-methyltransferase, with amino-acid sequence MPTLHWIGKEKVVKHHLDVPFRTLERSYSYGDPAAAGENRIIHGDNLEALKSLLPEYEGKIRCIYIDPPYNTGNENWVYNDNVNHPKIRKWLGDVVGKEGEDLTRHDKWLCMMYPRLKLLHRLLAEDGVIFISIDDNEIHHLRILMDMIFGRTNFVADVLWQKRTSPDSRVILRAAHDYILVYCYNIDTVKETLNRLPLSEDQKDQFRNPDNDPRGP; translated from the coding sequence ATGCCCACGTTACACTGGATTGGCAAGGAAAAGGTCGTAAAACACCATTTGGACGTCCCCTTTAGAACCCTGGAACGCAGCTACAGCTACGGCGATCCCGCGGCCGCCGGGGAGAACCGGATAATCCACGGGGACAACCTGGAAGCCTTAAAAAGCCTGCTTCCCGAATACGAGGGAAAGATAAGGTGCATCTATATTGACCCCCCCTACAACACCGGCAACGAAAACTGGGTCTACAACGATAACGTAAACCACCCCAAAATCCGCAAATGGCTTGGGGACGTGGTTGGTAAAGAGGGGGAGGACCTGACCCGCCATGACAAGTGGCTCTGCATGATGTATCCCCGGCTCAAACTGCTGCACCGGCTGCTGGCGGAGGACGGGGTTATATTCATCAGTATTGATGACAACGAGATACACCATCTTCGAATTCTTATGGATATGATTTTTGGTCGGACCAACTTTGTTGCAGATGTTCTATGGCAAAAAAGGACTTCTCCTGACTCCCGAGTGATACTTAGAGCGGCACACGACTACATTCTGGTCTACTGCTACAATATTGATACTGTAAAAGAGACGTTGAACCGTCTACCTTTATCCGAAGATCAAAAAGATCAATTTCGTAATCCGGACAACGACCCAAGAGGGCCCTAG
- a CDS encoding RloB family protein, with product MGITSRKKRPLNREIPYQHDTRLIIIATEGRKTEKQYFESELFGNVRVHVKVLESIDNKSAPNHVLRRLKDFATQYELQSEDQLWLMVDRDNWPDKLLSDICSQAIRGKHKALLAISNPCFELWLYLHHADWTHGKVSSKMIETHLRKLLRGYTKTRLRIEQFKGSMETAVNRAASMDSEPDRRWPANPGTHVYKVVRAIHSLQG from the coding sequence ATGGGAATAACATCGAGGAAAAAGAGGCCATTAAACAGAGAGATACCGTACCAGCATGATACGCGGCTTATTATAATCGCGACAGAAGGAAGAAAAACCGAGAAACAGTATTTTGAATCCGAGCTTTTTGGCAACGTCCGTGTTCATGTTAAAGTACTTGAGTCTATAGATAATAAATCTGCTCCCAATCATGTCCTGAGAAGGCTAAAAGATTTCGCCACACAGTACGAGTTACAGTCGGAAGACCAACTTTGGCTTATGGTTGATAGAGATAATTGGCCGGATAAATTATTGTCAGATATTTGTTCTCAAGCCATAAGAGGAAAACATAAAGCATTACTTGCCATAAGCAACCCATGTTTTGAACTCTGGCTGTATTTGCACCATGCAGATTGGACCCACGGTAAAGTAAGCAGTAAAATGATTGAAACACATTTGCGGAAATTATTACGGGGATACACAAAAACACGGCTGCGCATTGAGCAGTTCAAGGGGAGCATGGAAACAGCTGTCAACCGCGCGGCCAGTATGGATTCAGAACCTGACCGACGATGGCCTGCTAATCCGGGTACACATGTTTACAAAGTAGTTCGGGCTATTCACAGTTTACAAGGATAA